One window of the Sparus aurata chromosome 7, fSpaAur1.1, whole genome shotgun sequence genome contains the following:
- the borcs6 gene encoding BLOC-1-related complex subunit 6, with amino-acid sequence MSLSPVIGTEVPETANGVVTPIPFENGPHVPVSVKCEGSRVPCPGEASEDGALGHSENHVDVENRVHDREAYLETKMYNNERTSNMSSSHTSHVTEPSLPAATCTGDSESSSKDTDIHEAFEPPGAALLQDSAQQAHSKNSSERGGSAAIYRQPTEAETVDGGTDSREEEEEEEEEEEEDEDDDDGEKEKQDEEEDEKNEKKWIHQRAGGRAEVESSRHYSSSAPGPSTASSSSPPPPLLPSDDVPCPPHVMAQVWVRNVRGMQDSKSLDEISQACGGGSGARGGGRGGQSEGRRATISSALELEGTVSHEGDLTHFITKNLEQKIKMSSKPSLDCSDSDCSGPIYRSRGLSRRPADIPPIDPAVLLDLQRHTQEVAHSVEMMMRSLNGTIQNMTALSVGYIQTYRDSVDSLGESVDMSIKGMYTLMARCEELDRSMQPIHTLAAQIRDIKRTLDALEAICK; translated from the exons ATGAGCCTCTCCCCTGTGATTGGCACTGAAGTGCCAGAAACTGCCAACGGAGTTGTGACACCCATCCCATTTGAAAACGGCCCTCATGTTCCGGTCTCGGTGAAATGTGAGGGGAGCAGAGTGCCCTGTCCTGGGGAGGCATCAGAGGATGGAGCCCTGGGACACTCGGAGAACCACGTAGATGTGGAAAACAGAGTTCACGATCGCGAAGCTTACTTGGAGACAAAGATGTACAATAATGAGAGAACATCTAAtatgtcatcatcacacacctCTCATGTGACAGAACCCTCACTCCCTGCTGCCACATGCACAGGAGACTCAGAATCATCCTCCAAAGACACAGACATTCATGAGGCTTTTGAGCCTCCTGGAGCAGCTCTGCTGCAGGACTCTGCACAGCAAGCACACTCCAAAAACTCATCTGAGCGAGGAGGCTCTGCTGCCATATACAGACAGCCGACGGAGGCAGAGACTGTAGATGGGGGCACTGACAGccgagaagaggaggaagaggaggaggaggaagaggaggaggacgaggatgatgatgatggagagaaggagaaacaggatgaggaggaagatgagaagaatgaaaaaaagtgGATACATCAGCgtgcaggagggagagcagaggtggag TCTTCAAGACACTACTCCTCCTCAGCCCCTGGTCCCAGCACcgcgtcctcctcctctcctccaccccctctccTGCCCTCAGATGATGTCCCCTGTCCTCCCCACGTCATGGCCCAGGTCTGGGTACGCAACGTCCGAGGGATGCAGGACAGCAAGAGCCTGGATGAAATCAGCCAAGCATGTGGAG GCGGTTCGGGGGCCCGGGGAGGCGGCAGAGGTGGCCAGTCAGAGGGCAGACGGGCAACAATCTCGTCAGCTCTGGAGCTAGAGGGGACGGTCAGCCATGAAGGAGACCTGACTCACTTCATCACCAAGAACCTGGAGCAGAAAATCAAGATGAGCTCCAAGCCCAGCCTGGACTGCAGTGACT CGGACTGTTCAGGTCCCATCTACCGAAGCCGGGGGTTGTCACGGAGACCAGCTGATATCCCTCCCATTGATCCAGCTGTCCTACTGGATCTTCAGAGACACACCCAGGAAGTGGCACACAGTGTGGAGATGATGATGCGGAGCCTCAATGGAACCATCCAGAAT ATGACGGCTCTGAGCGTGGGCTACATCCAGACCTACAGAGACTCAGTCGACAGCCTGGGAGAGTCTGTGGACATGAGTATAAAG GGCATGTACACACTGATGGCTCGCTGCGAGGAGTTGGATCGCTCAATGCAGCCCATACACACCCTTGCCGCACAGATCCGTGACATCAAACGCACCCTGGATGCTCTGGAGGCGATTTGCAAGTAA